From Oncorhynchus mykiss isolate Arlee chromosome 25, USDA_OmykA_1.1, whole genome shotgun sequence, a single genomic window includes:
- the six1a gene encoding homeobox protein six1a gives MSILPSFGFTQEQVACVCEVLQQGGNLERLGRFLWSLPACDHLHKNESVLKAKAVVAFHRGNFRELYKILESHQFSPHNHPKLQQLWLKAHYVEAEKLRGRPLGAVGKYRVRRKFPLPRTIWDGEETSYCFKEKSRGVLREWYTHNPYPSPREKRELAEATGLTTTQVSNWFKNRRQRDRAAEAKERENSENNNSGNNKQNQLSPLDGGKSLMSSSEDEFSPPQSPDQNSLLLLQGNMSHPGVSSYPMTGLGGAQPLHGMHGHPHQLQDSLLGPLTSSLVDLGS, from the exons ATGTCAATACTACCTTCGTTTGGGTTTACCCAGGAGCAAGTAGCCTGCGTCTGCGAGGTCCTGCAACAAGGAGGGAATCTGGAGAGGCTCGGTCGTTTTCTCTGGTCTCTCCCAGCGTGTGACCACCTCCACAAGAATGAAAGTGTACTGAAAGCAAAGGCGGTGGTCGCCTTCCACCGAGGGAACTTCAGAGAGCTATATAAGATCCTGGAGAGCCACCAGTTTTCCCCGCACAATCATCCCAAGCTGCAGCAGCTGTGGCTGAAAGCGCACTACGTGGAGGCGGAGAAATTGCGCGGCCGACCGCTTGGAGCCGTGGGGAAGTATAGGGTCCGCAGGAAATTCCCTCTGCCCCGCACGATCTGGGACGGCGAGGAGACCAGTTATTGCTTTAAGGAGAAGTCAAGGGGTGTTCTGAGAGAGTGGTACACGCATAACCCCTATCCCTCCCCGCGAGAGAAAAGGGAGCTGGCCGAGGCCACGGGACTGACCACTACGCAGGTCAGCAATTGGTTCAAAAACAGACGCCAGAGAGACAGAGCCGCAGAAGCTAAAGAAAG AGAGAACAGCGAAAACAATAACTCCGGTAACAACAAACAGAACCAGCTGTCTCCCCTCGACGGCGGCAAGTCGCTCATGTCCAGCTCGGAAGATGAGTTCtctccaccacaaagccctgatcaGAACTCTTTGCTTTTGCTCCAGGGAAATATGAGTCACCCCGGCGTCTCCTCTTACCCTATGACCGGCCTCGGTGGCGCACAGCCGCTGCATGGAATGCACGGACACCCGCACCAACTCCAAGACTCGTTGCTGGGACCTCTAACGTCGAGCCTTGTGGATCTAGGCTCCTAA
- the six4a gene encoding homeobox protein SIX4a, whose product MSSSSGEVTISNNIKKENVKTDKRDCIKLLALETAELSMERATSNTDAVHSELLVSAASSLAFSPEQVACVCEALQQGGNVDRLARFLWSLPQSDLLRGNESILKAQALVAFHQARYQELYSVLENHNFSPFNHSSLQDLWYKARYTEAEKARGRPLGAVDKYRLRRKYPLPRTIWDGEETVYCFKERSRNALKDLYKQNRYPSPAEKRNLAKITGLSLTQVSNWFKNRRQRDRNPSEAQSKSESDGNHSTEDESSKGQGELSPRPLSNSSEGTMTHGVLPLQTGSLDSGVIIQQIGDIKIPPGSSSEVPFNGNLVTSNPSTVFHNGGSSYLQAPSNILFNGLNLGIQPLAFNSLRPSGGVLMGGSGVDMQMQAGQEKGLAGSSVDYTSYSGCVNGAEVKLEGVYSMAAQNGGSSVLTFSSSSGALQLGGYSLVHVPSGVSNGEGTSLLNSNLGLPPLQLPSDSSSLSQGTIQMNNVAVSSSSEDSYHHQHHQDKLAMAPMHPSTVLYSMGNAGQTSIKKEPLEGCGGGGVYSYHHGLHLDPSGQLSYSSDPLTSEEVPSSRGSSSDVTTVSSSSPEPEVYTSLTVSTPLMAQTDPNGHQLQPGEYLRGHNPQPVPSSHLLGPGMNNNYMSVSESKVDASGGGVNEMVRVMCGEMEPGEEKELAKLQTVQMDEDMVDV is encoded by the exons ATGTCTTCTTCTTCAGGAGAAGTCACAATTTCAAATAACATCAAGAAAGAAAATGTGAAGACGGACAAGCGAGATTGCATCAAGCTTCTAGCGCTGGAAACCGCGGAGTTGTCTATGGAGCGCGCAACTTCGAACACTGATGCAGTCCACAGTGAACTTCTGGTGAGCGCGGCTTCCTCGCTGGCATTCTCCCCGGAGCAAGTGGCGTGTGTCTGCGAGGCTTTGCAGCAGGGAGGCAATGTGGACCGGCTGGCCAGGTTTTTATGGTCCTTACCACAGAGTGACCTGCTACGTGGCAACGAAAGCATCCTGAAAGCCCAAGCTCTTGTCGCTTTTCATCAAGCTCGGTACCAGGAGCTCTACAGTGTTTTGGAGAACCACAACTTCAGTCCATTCAATCACTCCTCGCTGCAAGACCTCTGGTATAAGGCACGGTACACCGAGGCAGAGAAAGCGCGGGGGAGACCCCTGGGCGCCGTGGATAAATATCGCCTGCGGAGAAAGTACCCACTACCCCGGACTATCTGGGACGGGGAAGAGACAGTATACTGCTTCAAAGAGAGGTCCCGCAACGCGCTGAAGGATCTATACAAGCAGAATAGATATCCCTCTCCAGCCGAGAAAAGAAACCTCGCTAAAATCACGGGACTCTCCTTGACGCAGGTCAGCAACTGGTTCAAAaacaggagacagagggacagaaacCCGTCCGAAGCACAATCAAAAAG TGAATCTGATGGCAACCACAGCACAGAGGATGAGTCTAGTAAAGGGCAGGGGGAGCTCTCTCCACGCCCCCTCTCCAATTCATCTGAAGGGACGATGACCCATGGGGTCCTCCCCCTGCAGACAGGGTCTCTGGACAGTGGTGTAATCATCCAACAGATTGGAGACATCAAGATACCCCCTGGATCCAGCAGCGAGGTGCCCTTCAACGGAAACCTAGTGACAAGTAACCCCTCCACTGTCTTCCATAACGGTGGCTCGTCTTACCTCCAGGCCCCCAGCAACATCTTGTTCAATGGGCTCAACCTGGGCATCCAGCCCTTGGCCTTCAACTCCCTGCGGCCCTCTGGGGGGGTCTTGATGGGGGGCTCTGGTGTGGACATGCAGATGCAGGCAGGCCAGGAGAAGGGGCTGGCAGGCTCCAGTGTGGACTACACCTCCTATTCTGGCTGTGTAAACGGAGCAGAGGTGAAGCTGGAGGGGGTTTACAGCATGGCAGCTCAAAACGGCGGCTCGTCTGTCCTCACGTTCAGCTCGTCTTCAGGGGCGCTCCAGCTGGGCGGTTACAGTCTGGTCCACGTGCCTAGCGGCGTATCCAACGGCGAAGGGACGTCACTGCTCAACAGCAACTTGGGTCTTCCTCCTCTGCAGCTCCCCTCTGACTCCTCATCACTCTCACAAG GTACAATCCAAATGAACAATGTAGCAGTCAGTTCTTCTAGTGaggactcctaccaccaccagcacCATCAGGACAAGCTGGCCATGGCCCCCATGCACCCCAGCACGGTGCTCTACAGCATGGGCAACGCTGGACAGACCTCCATCAAGAAGGAGCCCCTGGAGGGttgtgggggtggaggggtgtaCTCCTACCACCATGGCCTTCACCTGGACCCCAGTGGGCAGCTCAGCTACTCCTCAGACCCACTAACCTCAGAGGAGGTCCCCTCCAGCCGGGGCTCCTCCTCTGACGTAACCACTGTCAGCTCCTCCAGTCCAGAGCCTGAGGTCTACACCAGCCTCACCGTCAGCACCCCTCTGATGGCCCAAACAGACCCTAACGGACACCAACTCCAGCCTGGGGAGTACCTCAGGGGCCACAACCCACAACCTGTCCCCTCCTCACACCTTCTGGGCCCTGGCATGAACAACAACTACATGTCTGTGTCGGAGAGTAAGGTGGACGCTAGTGGCGGTGGGGTGAATGAGATGGTGCGGGTCATGTGTGGGGAAATGGAGCcgggggaggagaaggagctgGCCAAATTACAGACAGTGCAGATGGACGAGGACATGGTTGACGTTTAA